A genomic window from Variovorax paradoxus includes:
- a CDS encoding branched-chain amino acid ABC transporter substrate-binding protein, whose protein sequence is MNPPFIWRREALKFAALALCARPFAALAQASVSAPPAPIRLALIESMSGPFANTGEAVFRNLLWAVERVNARGGIKLSGGARPLQLDRYDSKGQNEEALSALRAAMDDGARIVLQGNSSATAAALVDAIDKNNERDPSRRVIFLNYAAVDPVLTNERCSFWHFRFDAHADMRVAALMDVVKDDAALKRVYLIGQDYSFGQAVLREARRQLGVQRPDVEIVGDELHPMGKVKDFAPYATKIIASGAQAVVTGNWGNDLTLLVKAAREAGFNGTFYTFYGNALGAPAAIGDAGIGRVIAVADWLPNVQTAQSEAFYRAFRARFPKPAEDYVHMRLALMIEALVQAIERAGSVDAVPVARALEQADVSLYGQRGRMRAVDHQFQQQLVVGVMDKQGRPGVQFDVEGSGYGFRVVKTIAPERAELPTSCKMKRP, encoded by the coding sequence ATGAATCCCCCCTTTATTTGGCGCCGCGAGGCCTTGAAATTCGCAGCGCTGGCGCTATGCGCGAGGCCCTTCGCCGCGCTCGCGCAGGCATCGGTTTCGGCGCCACCTGCGCCCATTCGCCTGGCTCTCATCGAAAGCATGAGTGGCCCCTTCGCCAACACGGGTGAAGCCGTGTTCCGCAATCTGCTGTGGGCGGTGGAGCGCGTGAATGCGCGCGGCGGCATCAAGCTGTCCGGCGGCGCGCGGCCCCTGCAGCTCGACCGCTACGACAGCAAGGGGCAGAACGAAGAGGCGCTCTCCGCACTGCGCGCCGCGATGGACGACGGCGCGCGCATCGTGCTGCAGGGCAACTCGTCGGCCACGGCCGCGGCGCTGGTCGATGCCATCGACAAGAACAACGAGCGTGACCCGTCGCGGCGCGTGATCTTCCTCAACTACGCGGCGGTCGACCCGGTGCTCACGAACGAGCGCTGCAGCTTCTGGCACTTTCGCTTCGACGCCCATGCCGACATGCGCGTGGCCGCGCTGATGGACGTGGTGAAGGACGACGCAGCGCTCAAGCGCGTCTACCTGATCGGGCAGGACTACAGCTTCGGCCAGGCCGTGCTGCGCGAGGCGCGCCGGCAGCTCGGCGTGCAGCGGCCCGACGTGGAGATCGTCGGCGACGAACTGCATCCGATGGGCAAGGTGAAAGACTTCGCGCCCTACGCCACCAAGATCATCGCGAGCGGTGCGCAGGCCGTGGTCACGGGCAACTGGGGCAACGACCTCACACTGCTGGTGAAGGCGGCGCGCGAAGCCGGTTTCAACGGCACCTTCTATACCTTCTACGGCAATGCATTGGGCGCGCCCGCAGCCATCGGCGATGCGGGCATTGGGCGCGTGATCGCGGTGGCCGACTGGCTGCCCAACGTGCAGACGGCGCAGTCCGAAGCCTTCTATCGTGCCTTCCGCGCGCGCTTTCCGAAGCCAGCCGAAGACTATGTGCACATGCGGCTGGCGCTGATGATCGAAGCGCTTGTACAGGCCATCGAACGCGCGGGCAGTGTCGACGCAGTGCCGGTGGCGCGCGCGCTGGAGCAGGCCGATGTGAGCCTGTACGGCCAGCGCGGGCGCATGCGCGCTGTGGACCACCAGTTCCAGCAGCAGCTCGTGGTCGGCGTGATGGACAAGCAGGGCCGGCCGGGCGTGCAGTTCGACGTCGAGGGCTCCGGCTACGGCTTTCGGGTGGTCAAGACCATCGCCCCCGAACGTGCCGAGCTGCCGACCTCGTGCAAGATGAAGAGACCTTGA
- a CDS encoding Hsp20/alpha crystallin family protein encodes MFFAPTLRTARFAPRAYDRSFERFVNEAFAGARRSPLVEQDDKSWTLSLDVPGFTREDLAISIEGAVLRIDSKAEAKRQFKAAYELPQDIDVATSEAKLENGVLTLKLGKLVPVSQATQLQIN; translated from the coding sequence ATGTTTTTCGCCCCCACCCTTCGCACCGCCCGCTTCGCTCCTCGCGCCTATGACCGCTCGTTCGAACGCTTCGTGAACGAAGCCTTCGCCGGTGCCCGCCGCTCGCCACTCGTGGAGCAGGACGACAAGAGCTGGACCCTCTCGCTCGACGTGCCGGGTTTCACGCGCGAAGACCTCGCGATCAGCATCGAAGGCGCCGTGCTGCGCATCGACAGCAAGGCCGAAGCCAAGCGCCAGTTCAAGGCCGCCTACGAGCTGCCGCAAGACATCGACGTGGCCACCAGCGAAGCGAAGCTTGAGAACGGCGTGCTCACGCTGAAGCTCGGCAAACTGGTCCCCGTGAGCCAAGCCACTCAGTTACAAATCAACTAA
- a CDS encoding alpha/beta hydrolase-fold protein, which translates to MKTHLQSANPNEQSDTLLVFLPGAYLKPDEFEREGFIAAVRERHLAADSLLVDADVSYYYEQTLSDRLHTEVIEPQRAKGYKSIWLVGISIGGFGALIHELARPGSVDGIVALAPYLGRRVLGAEIKKAGGLRTWQAPTGPQPDEEPDRKLWPFFQQYLEAQPSQNLPPLYLGFGLDDRFASNHKLLADALPPGRVFTTEGGHDWPQWRQLWRNVLDVLPLPAIGRSKQLLTQSPVAKPWAIAA; encoded by the coding sequence ATGAAAACGCACCTTCAATCCGCCAACCCCAACGAACAATCCGACACGCTCCTGGTGTTCCTGCCCGGGGCATACCTGAAGCCCGACGAGTTCGAGCGCGAAGGGTTCATCGCAGCCGTGCGCGAACGCCATCTGGCGGCCGACTCCCTGCTGGTGGACGCGGATGTTTCCTACTACTACGAACAGACGCTGAGCGATCGCCTCCACACCGAGGTCATCGAGCCGCAGCGCGCCAAGGGCTACAAGTCGATCTGGCTCGTGGGCATTTCCATCGGCGGCTTCGGCGCGCTCATTCACGAACTGGCGCGGCCGGGCTCGGTGGACGGCATCGTGGCACTCGCGCCCTACCTGGGGCGCCGGGTGCTCGGCGCGGAGATCAAGAAGGCCGGCGGCCTGCGCACCTGGCAGGCGCCCACCGGGCCGCAGCCCGACGAAGAGCCCGACCGCAAGCTCTGGCCCTTCTTCCAGCAGTACCTGGAAGCCCAGCCGTCGCAGAACCTGCCGCCGCTGTACCTGGGCTTCGGGCTCGACGACCGCTTTGCCAGCAACCACAAGCTGCTGGCCGACGCCCTGCCGCCGGGGCGCGTCTTCACGACCGAGGGTGGCCACGACTGGCCGCAGTGGCGCCAACTGTGGCGCAATGTGCTGGACGTGCTGCCGCTGCCGGCAATCGGCCGATCGAAGCAACTGCTTACGCAGTCTCCGGTAGCGAAGCCATGGGCCATCGCGGCCTGA
- the tsaD gene encoding tRNA (adenosine(37)-N6)-threonylcarbamoyltransferase complex transferase subunit TsaD, translating to MLLLGIESSCDETGVALVESHGDALPLLLSHALHSQIAMHQAYGGVVPELASRDHIRRVLPLTEAVMAEAGRSLGEIDVVAYTRGPGLAGALLVGAGVACALGVALGKPVLGVHHLEGHLLSPFLSADPPEFPFVALLVSGGHTQLMRVDGVGRYELLGETIDDAAGEAFDKSAKLMGLPYPGGPWLAKLAEGGNATAFKLPRPLLHSGDLDFSFAGLKTAVLTQAKKLGDQLEANKADLAASTQAAIVEVLLKKSLAALDQTGLKRLVVAGGVGANRNLREQLNAACAKRKVRVHYPELHLCTDNGAMIAMAAAMRLQSGLSQASERYAFDVRPRWPMASLPETA from the coding sequence ATGCTCTTGTTGGGAATCGAATCATCCTGCGATGAAACCGGCGTGGCGCTGGTCGAGTCGCACGGCGACGCGCTGCCGTTGCTGCTTTCGCACGCGCTGCATAGCCAGATCGCCATGCACCAGGCCTACGGCGGCGTGGTGCCCGAACTGGCCAGCCGCGACCACATTCGCCGCGTGCTGCCGCTGACCGAAGCCGTCATGGCCGAAGCCGGCCGCTCGCTGGGCGAGATCGACGTGGTGGCCTACACGCGCGGGCCGGGGCTGGCGGGTGCGCTGCTGGTGGGCGCCGGCGTGGCCTGTGCGCTGGGCGTGGCGCTGGGCAAGCCGGTGCTGGGGGTGCATCACCTCGAAGGGCATCTGCTTTCGCCGTTCCTGAGCGCCGATCCGCCGGAGTTTCCGTTCGTCGCGCTGCTCGTGTCGGGCGGCCATACCCAGTTGATGCGGGTGGACGGCGTGGGTCGCTACGAACTGCTCGGCGAGACCATCGACGACGCAGCCGGCGAGGCCTTCGACAAGAGCGCCAAGCTCATGGGCCTGCCGTATCCCGGCGGGCCGTGGCTCGCGAAGCTGGCCGAAGGCGGCAATGCCACGGCCTTCAAGCTGCCGCGACCGTTGCTGCACAGCGGCGATCTCGATTTTTCATTTGCCGGCCTGAAGACGGCCGTGCTCACGCAGGCCAAGAAGCTCGGGGACCAGCTCGAAGCGAACAAGGCTGACCTGGCGGCGTCCACGCAGGCGGCCATCGTCGAGGTGCTGCTGAAGAAGTCGCTCGCCGCGCTCGACCAGACCGGGCTCAAGCGCCTGGTGGTGGCGGGGGGAGTGGGAGCCAACAGGAATCTGCGCGAGCAGCTGAATGCTGCGTGCGCGAAGCGCAAGGTGCGGGTGCACTACCCGGAGCTGCACCTGTGCACCGACAACGGCGCGATGATCGCCATGGCTGCGGCGATGCGGCTGCAGTCGGGGCTGTCGCAGGCGAGCGAGCGCTATGCCTTCGACGTCAGGCCGCGATGGCCCATGGCTTCGCTACCGGAGACTGCGTAA